In Spea bombifrons isolate aSpeBom1 chromosome 9, aSpeBom1.2.pri, whole genome shotgun sequence, the genomic stretch AGCTGTGTTGTGATAATTAACACTCTATAAATACTTATCAGTACTTATCAGAAGAGTGTGCAGTTTAAATTTAACACCTTCTTTACAAAGGACAGAGAATATACGCCTATTCAAACCtgagttaaaaagaaatgttttatggTCCACTTATTCCCCTAAACTTAAATGCCTCTCTGCCCTTTTTTGTGTTGTTCTATATTTAGattctttttaatgcaaatttAAAACCACATTACGGATAACTTAGAATATGACATTTTATCCGTGATATATGGGAATATGTATGCGTTAAGGATTACATCATCTACAATGCATATGACGATATAAAATGGTAAGGACGGCAGGCAGAACGTGGGAGGAAAATTTATCAGTGGTACCTGTGGCAAACTcaaaaacagtaaaaagtagaaatgtatattattctAGTTAACTGTTAGGATCACATATAGAAACACATACACTTTTCACAACATATCTTACATCTTTTTTGGTAGTCTAAGCACTAAGAACCAAGTTGGTCGAGGTATAATCACTAGCTTGATTTGTGTAGGTATGGGTGGCAAAGATGACCTTTTTAAGGATGACAGAAGCGGTTATACTTGTGATCATATACGTTTCTTGGGAAAACCATTACCTTATTGTAAACTGGGagcacaaaatatacatataatttataaaacatacGTTTTAAAgagttttgttatgttttaattCAGCTTCTCTATTCATAGGTTTCCTTGAGCTATTCTTTTGTTTAGATATGATGTACTTTACATAAGTCACTCTTTTTTTGATGTGCATACGTTTCAAATATTTGCCTTACATTGTTACTATAAGGGCGTACTATATAAAGTTTTCCCATAGGGGATGTTTAACTTCAATGAAAACCTGCGTTACCAAGGCAAAAGTGCATCTCTTGACCATAAACCTAATTCATATTCTAGCTTACTAATGACAAAAGCAGTTGCAGTCTGAGGCATGCACAACCCCTTTAGGTACATTTATTTGGCAGTCAAAGAATCACATTGTCAacaaatatacagtacataattAGAAATATCACACCTGCTTTGTTTGGCACGTAAGTAAAAATGTACATGGTGTTCTTCTAGCCAGTGGATACTCATGCCCAGGTCCCTGAGTTAGAGCCATTGTTCTCTTTATGGTAAGGAACCACCCTGCAAAAGGGTAAACATCTTGAGCGTATTAATTATTCCTGTTGGGCTGACTGAATGTTCCCATtcccattttattataattctgCAGTACAATATACATGATGACATAAGCCGTTATACCTGTAAGCATATAAATTTTCAttgttcttaaccccttaatgacaaagcccgtacttgtacaggctcaaaatgcattgttttcaatgggtttagggaccgcccattgtccttaaggggttaaaatctgtCACATGAATCTATAACAATATGTGGGGGAGGAGGCGTAAGCACTACTTTGTTGCTGTGCTGATTTTTTTCAATAAGGCTAGCAGTAGCCATGACTCACACATCAGGTTACAAAGAGCTCACATTGCTGTAAAACAGTATGGACATTTGCATCGATATCAACAGTTCAATAAAGCTTTTAGTTAAAGGAAAATCTCCCTTGTAGCGTCATCTTATCTGAAATAACCATGGGAATGTCAGCCAGCGTAGAACACGTGTTATGTCTAGAATTCTTGCTTGACATAGTGCTGGCTCTTTTTTTGTGATGATAAAAATAGTTCCTGAGATGAAAACGGAACTTGTCGTGGAGCGAGGCATAAATAAATGGGTTATAGCATGCAGAACTCATAGCAATTAGATGACAGGTCACCTGGATGATGTTAATGTAATTCTTATCTAGAATGGCAAAGTCTTCATCAATATCTCGGATAAAGTTGACCACCTGAAGAGGAAGCCAGCATATGGCGAAAGCCATGACTGAGATTATCAGCATACGGAAagtcttttgcttttttttggacCACTTATCTTGGTTGTGTGATGTAGCCCCAGGTACATTTCTCTTCTTCAGGTGATAGGCGATGGCACAGTAAGATATAGTGACAGCGGACAATGGTAGCATGTAGGATAAGAGAAGCATTGTACAAGAGTACAAAAGCTGCTGCTTTTCATAGTGTGTCCAGAATTCTTCACAAATGATCATGTCGTGACCAACCTCCTTGAGATCCAGGTAATGAGTACGGATAGATGTAGGCATAGACACTCCAATGGAAACCAGCCAGATCACAGTGACAATATAAACACATGATTTACATCCTATTCTCCTTCTGATGGGGTAAACTACTACAACATAGCGGTCTATTGCAATAGCAGTCAGTGACAAAACAGACACAAAGACAGTAGCAGCTTGCATTAAGGTGACAAAATGACACATGAACTCTCCAAAGAGCCACCCCCGGACCTCAAATGCATAGGAGGCTGTTAAGGGAACACAGAAAATGCACATAACTAGATCGGCTGCAGCCAGATTACCAATTAGGAAATTGGTAGTGTTGTGAAGCTTCTTAGTAAAGGCAATGAGTAGGATTAAAACACAGTTTCCCAGACATGCTACAGTTACCACCAAAGCATAAAGGGGGATGAAGAGAGGTTTCAGATTGAAGAGGAGGTCCAGACCAGAGAACACATAGGTTGTATTCTTCGAAGACTCATTAAACTGCTGGTCTGACATGATGAATCCAATTCCAGTGGGACATTTCTAAAATGACAATACAATATGAAAAGTGTTGTTAGAGGGATACATAGAAATATAGTGTAGCAAGTATATTGTCAAGTGCCTTTGATTAAACCATACtaatatgtttaatttaaaagatAAATCACTCATATTTATGCACTATGGTGGACTAGTAGATATTGTTCTAGTCAACTCCTAGGAGTAAGCTAAATTGAGACAAGGCTTGCTAAATGCTACTGTAGTAGAGTGGGAGACTTAAACAGACATAAGGTTTGCTCaccaaaacacattatatattgaaaATGTATTGAAATTGAAGCATTTTTACACTTCTGGACACCAgcattttcaacatttctgcTATGTCAttgttttaacatatatatttctgaaaagtaCACAGCCTAGGGTATTCAACTATGGTCATTTTGACATGTAATTCATACATTTCCCCATCAATGTCAACCAAAattagcagtaaaaaaaatatttttgtttcaaacaTACAATGCTGCTTTGGAATTTTGGCCCAGGATATGTGCACATATGGGGCACATATAGTTAATATGATATAATTTAACATGTGAATGCGTTTGCTTTATTTGAAAGAAGCATAGTGTTTAGTTTTGTGTTAATCAGACATTTTCTGTCTATTTATCAAGCACTGAACATTATATAGGGTGCATCACCATTGTGCCAAAAAGGTTAATTTGCTTCCTGTTAATGCAAGATCACAGAGCAAGAAACCATTCTTTGAACCCATGCAGAACATGGCCTTTAATCTCACACAATGAAACCCTCATCTGTGATTAAGATAAAGCCATGTAACCAGAGGTAGAGATTTGTTCAATTTCAGGAACTAAACAAAATTACTATCGACCATCAGAGGCATGCACACTACTCTTGCTACAAGATGATTTCTATATATGTCAGTTGAAAAAGTTTTGTGCAGAGTTAGCGCTGTAAAGAAAACCTTCTAATGACCTGTAAAGTACTGTCAATAACTAACAATAGTTAACTCTATTGTTTTGAAGACCTtagaaaaaatgactgtttttgATTTGAGATGATTTAAAGTGACATAAAAAGGAatcctctttttattttttagtttattaaatataaaagttcCCCCAGCTTCCCTCTCACtcccagttgtggctctttccaattttgcacaaactagagggaaaaaatcctttttgaccccaaaatggcagtcataTCCccccttggatcaagaagccgTTTcccaataatttaaaaattatagccctgaatattatgttcttGCACGTATTCAGCCgattgttgtttaaatgtctgtacagactctgataaaactacctctgcaggcagagcaTTCCACAGAGTTCCGTTCTCCTAGTGGGGATTTTAGCACACACTCTCGAAATTAGCCAGACTGGCAGCTGAATAAT encodes the following:
- the LOC128505072 gene encoding prolactin-releasing peptide receptor-like is translated as MSDQQFNESSKNTTYVFSGLDLLFNLKPLFIPLYALVVTVACLGNCVLILLIAFTKKLHNTTNFLIGNLAAADLVMCIFCVPLTASYAFEVRGWLFGEFMCHFVTLMQAATVFVSVLSLTAIAIDRYVVVVYPIRRRIGCKSCVYIVTVIWLVSIGVSMPTSIRTHYLDLKEVGHDMIICEEFWTHYEKQQLLYSCTMLLLSYMLPLSAVTISYCAIAYHLKKRNVPGATSHNQDKWSKKKQKTFRMLIISVMAFAICWLPLQVVNFIRDIDEDFAILDKNYINIIQVTCHLIAMSSACYNPFIYASLHDKFRFHLRNYFYHHKKRASTMSSKNSRHNTCSTLADIPMVISDKMTLQGRFSFN